A single genomic interval of Oryzias latipes chromosome 3, ASM223467v1 harbors:
- the LOC101166706 gene encoding la-related protein 6-like codes for MQALVNAFMRCLFFLLPPSWLCVSFCWWVGNDCEETLPRSNPRARFKSRKPLTYEEVAAAVHAHGGCSPSVTPAAGCVSLAATSPAAPQGPPPGRNWIGGLWRAVERILGAPWIFLRHRWCPKTRRAAVSTPYPARDFSSRPIRSFQGGAAADAEDWKGPGGTTLTRARTMMSGSVEMPGLSPAECASDSEQGVDEVITVDQHSQEMGTVTITVAIQAAEDEEPEEVSSNNLDFLGASCSEDEYGRHDKSSGAGTSGGELEEESWQPPDPELIQKLVAQIEYYLSDENLEHDAFLLKHVRRNKLGFVSVKLLTSFKKVKHLTRDWRTTAYALKHSKMLELNEEGRKVRRKSAVPVFASESLPSRMLLLSDLQKWPDLAVLTKENGSGEGGATQQEQLMKLLLKEFGTFGAISSVRVLKPGKDLPADLKRLSGRYPQLGADECAIVEFEEVEAAVKANDAVGSEDGGNSSLGLKVVLIGTKPPKKKVPKERPREEGGMRKSRSLNSRVRELQYHGDDSACSSSETESTPTSPRLARKSLSCNKLSPTTAGINFQNNHLSPGMSPRNSPWSSPRASPCPQRKSPHSHKSPLASEGRLSPEAGRRWADYSSDSSLTPSGSPWVQRRKQVASQESSPVGSPMLGRKIQNADGLPPGVMRLPRGPDGTRGFHSITVAERGKSAATQT; via the exons atgcaggctTTGGTGAACGCCTTCATGCGctgcctcttcttcctcttgccCCCTTCTTGGCTTTGTGTTAGCTTCTGCTGGTGGGTTGGGAATGATTGCGAGGAGACGCTGCCGCGGTCCAATCCCAGAGCTCGTTTCAAAAGCAGAAAGCCTCTTACATATGAGGAAGTAGCAGCGGCGGTGCACGCACACGGAGGCTGTAGCCCCTCGGTGACTCCGGCTGCAGGCTGCGTCTCGCTGGCTGCTACAAGCCCCGCTGCTCCTCAGGGCCCTCCGCCGGGTCGGAATTGGATCGGGGGTCTCTGGCGAGCCGTGGAGCGCATCCTGGGAGCCCCCTGGATTTTTCTACGCCATCGCTGGTGCCCGAAGACGCGTCGAGCGGCTGTGAGCACCCCGTATCCTGCCCGTGACTTCAGCTCCAGACCGATTAGGAGCTTCCAGGGAGGCGCTGCTGCTGACGCCGAGGACTGGAAGGGGCCAGGTGGAACCACCTTGACTCGCGCCAGGACCATGATGAGTGGGTCCGTGGAGATGCCCGGGCTGAGCCCAGCGGAGTGCGCCTCGGATTCGGAGCAGGGCGTCGATGAGGTCATCACCGTGGACCAACACTCGCAGGAGATGGGGACGGTGACGATCACGGTGGCCATCCAGGCGGCGGAAGACGAGGAGCCGGAGGAGGTGTCCTCCAACAACCTGGACTTCCTCGGAGCCAGCTGCAGCGAGGACGAATACGGAAGACACGACAAGTCCAG TGGAGCGGGAACCAGCGGAGGGGAGTTGGAGGAGGAGAGCTGGCAGCCCCCGGATCCAGAGCTCATCCAGAAGCTGGTGGCTCAGATCGAGTACTATCTGTCGGATGAGAACCTGGAGCATGATGCCTTCCTGCTTAAACACGTCCGACGCAACAAACTCGGGTTTGTCAGCGTCAAGCTCCTCACATCGTTCAAAAAG GTGAAACACCTGACTCGTGACTGGAGAACAACCGCTTATGCTCTGAAGCACTCAAAGATGCTTGAGCTGAACGAAGAGGGTCGCAAAGTGCGGCGCAAGTCCGCGGTGCCAGTCTTCGCCAGCGAGTCGCTGCCCAGCCGCATGCTGCTGCTGAGCGATCTGCAGAAGTGGCCTGATTTGGCCGTTCTAACTAAAGAGAATGGGAGCGGAGAAGGAGGAGCCACTCAGCAGGAGCAGCTGATGAAGCTGCTGCTCAAAGAATTTGGAACTTTTGGCGCCATCTCTTCTGTGAGAGTCCTGAAGCCTGGGAAAGACCTGCCGGCTGACCTGAAGAGGCTGAGCGGGCGCTACCCTCAGTTAGGCGCTGACGAGTGCGCCATTGTGGAGTTTGAGGAGGTGGAAGCCGCCGTAAAAGCCAACGATGCAGTAGGAAGTGAAGATGGAGGAAACAGCTCCCTGGGGTTAAAAGTGGTTCTGATTGGAACCAAGCCGCCTAAAAAGAAGGTGCCCAAAGAACGGCCCCGCGAGGAGGGAGGGATGCGCAAGAGTCGCTCTCTGAACAGCAGAGTCAGAGAGCTCCAGTATCACGGAGACGACTCCGCCTGCAGCTCTTCAGAAACGGAGAGCACCCCCACATCGCCCAGGCTGGCTAGAAAATCCCTTTCCTGCAACAAGCTCAGCCCCACCACAGCTGGCATCAACTTCCAGAACAATCACCTAAGTCCTGGTATGTCTCCACGCAACAGCCCCTGGTCGAGTCCTCGTGCCAGCCCGTGTCCTCAGCGCAAATCCCCCCACTCGCACAAGTCTCCCCTCGCCAGTGAGGGGAGGCTGAGCCCCGAGGCGGGGCGCCGCTGGGCAGACTACTCCTCAGACAGCAGCCTCACCCCTTCAGGGAGTCCGTGGGTTCAACGGCGCAAGCAGGTGGCGTCTCAGGAGAGCAGTCCAGTCGGCAGCCCGATGCTGGGGAGAAAGATCCAAAACGCAGACGGCCTGCCACCCGGAGTAATGAGGCTGCCGAGGGGTCCCGACGGCACCCGCGGCTTTCACAGCATCACTGTTGCTGAGAGAGGAAAGTCTGCCGCCACTCAGACTTGA